The DNA window CTGCAAAAGGTGCTGGGTCGTGGCACCTTGCTGCGACAGAGACgctgctgccgccgccgccgctacCGATGTCGGAGAACTCCTTTCTCTTTCAGGCGCTGTGAGTAATCTCGCTAAAGTAGGTGAAAAAGTTGTGGATCTCGGCGTTTGCACTTTTGTTAGAATATTATGGAGCAGCGAGCTGGTAGGAGTTGTATTCTGGGCAGACGAAGGTGTCACAGGATGAAGCGTTACATCCGGATAACTCTGTTGTACCTTAATCGATTCACCTaaacacaattaattaaaaattactacaCTGATGATCACTATATAAACTAAATCGACTTAACAATCCAAACAAACTGCTTTTACCTTGCTGACTTGTTTTAGCAAATTGCACTAGCATGTCTTTGTAGTTTATGGAATCATTCGTGCTTGGATTACTCTTACATGATTCTGTGCTTGATGGCCTCGAATCCGCGCTATGTCCAGTTTCAAGCATGGCGCCTCCTGCACCAAGGTTGATGTTCACGTTCGAATTTCTCATCCTTCGACCTCtataattaaatagtaatttttaacaaaccaaagaaaaatgtaattgtctTTACAAAacctttcaaaaaaatatttcttatttttcttttttctctattctatcattaattaattaccttcTTGGTACGGTTTCTGGATGCTTGAGCCTATGATCGGCAATAATAGATCGGACGTCGACTATTGCACCTTGACGGCCTTCTCCAATCTGTCGGCTTTCCGGGCTCGACGCATCATTCTGTTTACGACTGCTCTCGCCATTGGTTTTGGGAGGTGTCGCTCGCTGCTGCGAGCTAACTCTCgcggttttttctttcttcaagcTCAATGAATCTGAAGATTTTTCACctatttcttctttaaattCGAAAGCTCTTTCCTTCGATATCAAAGTAGTATTGCTGTTGCTCTCCCATTCGGCCGAGCCTAAAGACGATTTACCGGACGGTAAAGTCTCCGGTAGTTGAACATCATTTTCCATATAGGCTgttgtttgtatttttctttcaagccTCAGATACGCCTCCTCTTTAAGCTTTCTTTTCCGCAAGATCTCATTCCATTCCATTTCTTTGGCATGTGCTAAGTTCTCAAGAGCCTGCAGAAAGAAGTATAAATATACCACTTAGCTCtcaaacatatatataaataaatgcttAAAAGATGATGCCACTCTCAAtaagaaaattgcaatttcGCTCACCAAAATATCGGCCCGTAATCGATCGGCCTTTGCCATGAGGTCCTCCACGTTTTCGTTGTCGTCGCCAACAATTCTCGCAATGTACTCCTCTCGCGTATAGTTATCGCGAAACTTTTTCCTAGGACTTCCTTGGGACAGCAGCTGCCCGTTAGTGGAGGACTTTCGTTTTCTGATCTCTACGGGCTCGGATGCCGCTTTCACGCGACGTAGCTGCACGTCGTCACTCGGAATCGTCGCGTTTGACTCCGCAAGCATCTTGCTGCCCTTTACGGGTGTCTCGGTGTCGCAGCGCTGCTCGTCCTTCTTCTTGGCGCGTCCGCGGCTCACCGACGTCGTCGGTGCCGCTGCGGTTTCCTCCGGAAGAGCGGCACCGTTTTGCTGATTCTGAGGTACtttcggcgacggcgacgaggcCGATGTCTTGTCGTCCTCCGCGGTGTCCACCTTTCGCTTGCTTTCAGCCGCACCCTCCATCGCGTGCATTTTGTTTAAGCTGTGAACAGAACAAAGccttcattaaaaataaaattctttgttTAAGCCCATTTCGTAAACGAGCTGTTTACGCTACTTAGACATTTGTATTATTAGaagttttatcttttacaaatATGTTGAGAATTTTTGATGGCGGCGGTTAGTCGGCAATTACAAAAGTCGGGTAGCTGATCATGATACTATCGCAACGGCAAACAAGACCTACGTGCAACGCGTAGAAGGTATCGTGGGTCACATTGTGCATTATCTAAGTTATCAATTAATCCGAGTACGCCGCGTGTAACAGTCCGCTgttacagatttttttaatcaagcaTAAGTGTTTTTCTTAATtgtcgagttttttttttttttttttttttttttcctgttttgCGATGAGCTCGCGAACGAAGCACAGTTCTGCCGAGATTGTTTTACCAGATGCCTGTTACCATTTTACGAAGAAATCGCAGCGCAAAATGACCCTTCTCGAATTTCTAAGTCTAAAAGGTCGGGCTCTGCAAAACAACCGTAAGCGAGGTGGTGACATTGATAAGCTGATATTCATATACCGCAAGCTGATGTAAAAGCCCACGGCCGACCTTGCCTAGAAAATAATCGTTCGCCGAGAACTTCAAGGATCGCCTACAGTCTCTCTGTAATATCGCGGCCGTCCAACGCCGGTGCTCGTACGTGTGCCGTGCTCTCTTCTCGCGCGTACCGACACGGCGTAAATAAAATCTTCGTATCACGACCTGATTAGCCGGTCGCTATAATTAGATGCCGCGCGGCTTAATCGGCGCGTCGTCTGCGTCCCGATTAATTAATCCACGTGAGCGTCTCACGGGTGGGCCGTGAGAGTTTCGTCAACTTCACACGCAAGTTTCACGCGTAAGGCGCAAGGGA is part of the Cardiocondyla obscurior isolate alpha-2009 linkage group LG14, Cobs3.1, whole genome shotgun sequence genome and encodes:
- the LOC139108016 gene encoding enolase-phosphatase E1 isoform X2 produces the protein MAETTREEGTAAVTSLEDKMSVSSESSSADNKATFSDNEEKHKQMDVDKSSTSKEASDSTSEREITEDPDLPSVERQSGAVVAQTDCNGNAQKEIDKAKSSKAVEPEIVASEVKDVSNEEKSSSDSSFALQDNLNEILKIVHGDFAMELMEIAESEAAKGNDKRNEEGNDEDKNDKESNKEDVNEEEQQTVKKKDDALADVTPDAGELKEDSIAFVAEDKRDSRRSSEKTEEKSNFEVVRSPTAFGELIEEQLANNSELSTIDRTDHIVEWVKNSVKANANEESTVIEESNIVEECKSGNTTSDAEKRKISSITPPFVSPRKSQRLVSNIIKKSIKCLNKMHAMEGAAESKRKVDTAEDDKTSASSPSPKVPQNQQNGAALPEETAAAPTTSVSRGRAKKKDEQRCDTETPVKGSKMLAESNATIPSDDVQLRRVKAASEPVEIRKRKSSTNGQLLSQGSPRKKFRDNYTREEYIARIVGDDNENVEDLMAKADRLRADILALENLAHAKEMEWNEILRKRKLKEEAYLRLERKIQTTAYMENDVQLPETLPSGKSSLGSAEWESNSNTTLISKERAFEFKEEIGEKSSDSLSLKKEKTARVSSQQRATPPKTNGESSRKQNDASSPESRQIGEGRQGAIVDVRSIIADHRLKHPETVPRRGRRMRNSNVNINLGAGGAMLETGHSADSRPSSTESCKSNPSTNDSINYKDMLVQFAKTSQQGESIKVQQSYPDVTLHPVTPSSAQNTTPTSSLLHNILTKVQTPRSTTFSPTLARLLTAPERERSSPTSVAAAAAAASLSQQGATTQHLLQTYQGSNLVSINDLLSSSKARTEITITPVVNIPAQSHSNDLIQVEDVEEETTVIEDRKGNSVVGRDGKQVIKDNPPSPNAPPKCQGCVIRPAQFVCAGCGNQWYCSRSCQLAAWATHSDHCPPEPENNKTKTNV
- the LOC139108016 gene encoding immunoglobulin A1 protease autotransporter isoform X4 gives rise to the protein MPQCAVATCRNSHRRTRKQSVRYHRFPHNPELRELWVRACGRLPLANGEPPFNIKTARICSRHFLEEFYEDESREQIMQGNQKRNRLRLGAVPTIDVPVLVEPCHKLLQESERKRSVARLKMAITVGSNRPDPQPGCKRAHEDEDGEDDENNSSAKMILPVAKEQERKKKRTKLDQECFLMAVGLVHVNNVRLNKMHAMEGAAESKRKVDTAEDDKTSASSPSPKVPQNQQNGAALPEETAAAPTTSVSRGRAKKKDEQRCDTETPVKGSKMLAESNATIPSDDVQLRRVKAASEPVEIRKRKSSTNGQLLSQGSPRKKFRDNYTREEYIARIVGDDNENVEDLMAKADRLRADILALENLAHAKEMEWNEILRKRKLKEEAYLRLERKIQTTAYMENDVQLPETLPSGKSSLGSAEWESNSNTTLISKERAFEFKEEIGEKSSDSLSLKKEKTARVSSQQRATPPKTNGESSRKQNDASSPESRQIGEGRQGAIVDVRSIIADHRLKHPETVPRRGRRMRNSNVNINLGAGGAMLETGHSADSRPSSTESCKSNPSTNDSINYKDMLVQFAKTSQQGESIKVQQSYPDVTLHPVTPSSAQNTTPTSSLLHNILTKVQTPRSTTFSPTLARLLTAPERERSSPTSVAAAAAAASLSQQGATTQHLLQTYQGSNLVSINDLLSSSKARTEITITPVVNIPAQSHSNDLIQVEDVEEETTVIEDRKGNSVVGRDGKQVIKDNPPSPNAPPKCQGCVIRPAQFVCAGCGNQWYCSRSCQVHVKCTLAAWATHSDHCPPEPENNKTKTNV